In one window of Fictibacillus phosphorivorans DNA:
- the trmFO gene encoding FADH(2)-oxidizing methylenetetrahydrofolate--tRNA-(uracil(54)-C(5))-methyltransferase TrmFO produces MNQHVNVIGAGLAGSEAAWQIASRGIQVKLYEMRPVRQTPAHHTEKFAELVCSNSLRANTLTNAVGVLKEEMRKLNSVIISSADDCAVPAGGALAVDRHEFASLVTERVKNHPNVEVITEEVTEIPEGPTIIATGPLTSDNLSKSLNSLTGEEYLYFYDAAAPIIEVDSIDMDKVYLKSRYDKGEAAYLNCPMTEEEFDRFYEALITSETVPLKEFEKEIFFEGCMPVEVMAKRGKKTLLFGPMKPVGLEDPKTGKIPYAVVQLRQDNSAGTLYNIVGFQTHLKWGPQKELLRLIPGLENAEVVRYGVMHRNTFLNSPRLLEETYQLKARKDLFFAGQMTGVEGYVESAASGLIAGINAAKLIKGEELAVFPKETAIGSMAYYITTANPDNFQPMNANFGLLPPLEKRIKNKQERNTALADRALETIQNFITNL; encoded by the coding sequence ATGAATCAACATGTTAACGTAATCGGAGCAGGTCTTGCTGGTAGTGAAGCAGCTTGGCAGATCGCTAGCCGAGGAATTCAAGTAAAATTATACGAGATGAGACCGGTTAGACAAACACCGGCTCATCACACAGAGAAGTTTGCAGAACTAGTATGTTCGAACTCACTTCGTGCTAATACACTCACAAACGCTGTCGGTGTACTAAAAGAAGAGATGAGAAAGTTAAACTCTGTTATTATTTCATCTGCAGATGATTGTGCTGTACCAGCTGGTGGAGCTCTGGCGGTCGACCGTCACGAATTTGCTAGCCTTGTGACAGAGCGAGTTAAGAATCATCCTAATGTTGAAGTGATCACTGAAGAAGTTACTGAGATCCCTGAAGGTCCGACTATCATTGCAACAGGACCTCTAACTTCTGATAACTTGTCAAAATCGTTGAACTCATTAACGGGAGAAGAGTATCTTTATTTTTATGATGCAGCTGCACCGATCATTGAAGTGGATAGCATCGACATGGACAAGGTGTATTTAAAGTCTCGTTATGACAAAGGCGAAGCAGCTTATCTAAACTGTCCGATGACAGAAGAAGAGTTTGACCGTTTTTATGAAGCGTTAATCACTTCAGAAACAGTCCCTTTAAAAGAATTTGAAAAAGAGATCTTTTTCGAAGGGTGTATGCCCGTTGAAGTTATGGCTAAGAGAGGGAAGAAAACATTATTGTTCGGGCCGATGAAACCAGTAGGTCTCGAAGATCCGAAAACAGGCAAGATTCCTTATGCTGTCGTTCAATTAAGACAAGACAACAGTGCTGGAACTCTATATAATATTGTAGGTTTCCAAACACACCTTAAATGGGGACCTCAAAAAGAGCTTTTAAGACTGATTCCAGGCTTAGAGAACGCAGAGGTAGTACGTTATGGAGTTATGCATCGTAATACGTTCTTGAACTCTCCACGCCTCTTAGAAGAGACATATCAGTTAAAAGCAAGAAAAGACCTTTTCTTTGCAGGTCAGATGACTGGTGTTGAAGGGTACGTTGAAAGTGCAGCTTCAGGTTTGATCGCCGGAATCAATGCTGCAAAGTTAATCAAAGGTGAAGAACTCGCTGTCTTCCCGAAAGAAACAGCGATCGGAAGCATGGCGTATTATATTACGACCGCGAATCCAGATAATTTTCAGCCGATGAATGCTAACTTTGGCCTACTTCCACCTCTTGAAAAGAGAATCAAAAACAAACAAGAGCGTAATACAGCTCTAGCTGATAGAGCACTGGAAACAATTCAGAATTTTATAACAAATTTGTGA
- the xerC gene encoding tyrosine recombinase XerC, whose product MVSERQHVVDFLNYLMIEKNCSPYTIEHYEKDINDFTSFLKQQAIEGFAAVSYVLVRQYLVTLHEKKYARNTVARKISAMRSFYRFLNREKIIEEHNPFAMASLPKKARMLPQFLYEKELERLFNVSDVTTPMGQRNQAILEILYGTGIRVSELCKMQLRDLDLNVEIALVKGKGKKERYVPIGSFARESLEKYIQDGRKLLLEKTEKKSDALFLNYKGEPLTVRGVRTILNKLIEESSLTIHISPHVLRHTFATHMLNEGADLRAVQELLGHANLSSTQVYTHVSKSHLKKIYNNAHPRA is encoded by the coding sequence ATGGTATCAGAACGCCAACACGTGGTGGATTTCTTGAATTATTTAATGATCGAGAAGAACTGTTCACCTTATACGATTGAACACTATGAAAAAGACATTAATGATTTTACTTCTTTTTTGAAACAGCAAGCAATCGAAGGATTCGCTGCTGTTTCTTATGTTTTAGTCAGGCAATATTTAGTGACACTGCATGAGAAGAAGTATGCTCGCAATACAGTAGCAAGAAAGATATCGGCGATGAGAAGCTTTTATCGTTTTCTAAACCGCGAAAAGATCATCGAAGAACATAACCCTTTCGCTATGGCATCACTCCCTAAAAAAGCAAGAATGCTTCCTCAATTTCTTTATGAAAAAGAGTTGGAGAGGCTTTTTAATGTGTCTGATGTTACAACGCCTATGGGACAGAGAAATCAAGCCATCCTCGAAATATTGTACGGAACTGGTATTCGTGTCAGTGAATTGTGCAAGATGCAATTGAGAGATCTTGATTTAAATGTAGAGATTGCGCTTGTTAAAGGAAAAGGTAAAAAAGAAAGATATGTTCCGATCGGTTCGTTTGCAAGAGAATCTCTTGAAAAGTATATACAGGACGGTCGCAAGTTGCTGTTAGAAAAAACGGAGAAAAAGTCGGATGCATTATTTTTAAACTATAAAGGGGAACCTTTAACCGTTAGAGGCGTAAGAACTATATTAAATAAACTAATTGAGGAATCCTCCCTTACCATACATATCAGTCCGCATGTTTTGCGCCATACGTTCGCGACGCACATGCTGAATGAAGGAGCAGATCTTAGAGCGGTTCAGGAACTTTTAGGGCATGCTAACCTTTCCTCTACACAAGTTTATACACACGTTTCAAAAAGTCATTTGAAAAAAATCTATAATAATGCGCATCCTCGAGCATAA
- the hslV gene encoding ATP-dependent protease subunit HslV has product MSTFHATTIFAIQHNGKAAMTGDGQVTFGNAVVMKHTAKKVRKLFGGKVLAGFAGSVADAFTLYEKFESKLEEYSGNLQRASVEMAKEWRTDQVLRKLEALLIVMNEEHMLLISGTGEVIEPDDGILAIGSGGNYALAAGRALKNHAPELSAKEIALAALKTAGEICVYTNTEIVLEEL; this is encoded by the coding sequence ATGTCAACATTTCATGCTACTACAATTTTTGCGATTCAGCATAACGGTAAGGCCGCTATGACTGGAGATGGTCAGGTAACGTTCGGCAACGCAGTTGTAATGAAACATACAGCCAAAAAGGTAAGAAAGCTTTTCGGAGGAAAAGTGCTTGCGGGATTTGCAGGCTCGGTTGCAGACGCATTTACGCTTTATGAAAAGTTTGAGAGCAAATTAGAAGAATACAGTGGAAACCTCCAGCGTGCATCAGTTGAGATGGCTAAAGAATGGAGAACAGATCAAGTTCTTAGAAAGCTTGAAGCTCTATTAATCGTAATGAACGAAGAGCATATGTTATTGATTTCAGGAACTGGTGAAGTAATCGAGCCTGATGATGGGATTCTAGCGATCGGATCAGGTGGGAATTATGCTCTTGCCGCTGGTCGGGCACTGAAGAATCATGCACCTGAACTTTCTGCAAAAGAAATCGCTCTTGCAGCTTTAAAGACAGCTGGCGAAATTTGTGTGTACACGAACACGGAGATTGTTTTAGAAGAATTGTAA
- the hslU gene encoding HslU--HslV peptidase ATPase subunit — protein MNSQLTPRQIVEKLDQYIIGQNDAKKAVAVALRNRYRRSLLDDKLRDEVSPKNILMIGPTGVGKTEIARRLAKLAQAPFIKLEATKFTEVGYVGRDVDSMVRDLVETSVRLVKELRMNDVKDKAEQNANKRLVELLVPGKKTETSFKNPLEMFFGGGNQEQEQKPQQDDAADLRQRRNQMAQKLALGEMEDHLVTVEVEEQNPSMLDMFQGSGLEQMGMNMQDMIGGLMPKKKKKRKLTVREARKVLTQDEAAKLIDMDDVTSEAVYKTEQTGIIFIDEIDKIAGKNQNSADVSREGVQRDILPIVEGSTVMTKYGSIKTDHILFIAAGAFHISKPSDLIPELQGRFPIRVELNSLSVEDFTRILIEPDNAIIKQYKALLSTEGINVEFSDDAIAKIASIAYEVNQDTDNIGARRLHTILERLLEDLSFEAPDISLDQITITPEYVEEKLANIAKNKDLSQYIL, from the coding sequence ATGAACAGTCAATTAACTCCAAGACAGATTGTTGAGAAGTTAGATCAGTATATTATCGGTCAGAACGATGCAAAGAAAGCTGTTGCTGTTGCGCTTCGTAATCGTTATAGAAGAAGTTTGCTCGACGACAAGCTTCGTGATGAAGTCTCACCTAAAAATATTCTGATGATCGGGCCGACCGGCGTAGGAAAGACAGAGATAGCGAGAAGGTTAGCAAAACTAGCTCAAGCTCCCTTTATTAAACTTGAAGCAACTAAATTTACTGAAGTGGGTTATGTTGGTCGTGATGTTGATTCGATGGTTCGCGATCTGGTAGAAACTTCAGTAAGACTAGTTAAAGAGCTTAGGATGAACGATGTAAAAGACAAAGCTGAGCAAAATGCGAATAAGAGACTTGTAGAGCTTTTAGTTCCTGGTAAGAAAACAGAAACAAGTTTTAAAAATCCATTAGAGATGTTCTTTGGTGGAGGTAATCAAGAGCAAGAACAAAAGCCACAGCAAGATGACGCTGCAGATCTTAGACAGCGACGCAACCAAATGGCTCAAAAACTTGCGCTCGGTGAGATGGAAGATCATCTCGTTACGGTTGAAGTAGAAGAGCAGAATCCTTCGATGCTAGACATGTTCCAAGGTTCAGGACTTGAACAAATGGGAATGAACATGCAGGACATGATCGGTGGACTTATGCCGAAGAAAAAGAAAAAACGGAAACTTACAGTTCGAGAAGCTCGTAAAGTGTTAACACAAGATGAAGCGGCAAAGCTCATCGATATGGACGATGTTACGAGTGAAGCTGTTTACAAGACCGAACAAACAGGTATTATATTTATAGATGAGATCGATAAGATTGCTGGAAAGAACCAAAACTCTGCTGATGTGAGCCGTGAAGGTGTACAGCGAGACATTCTTCCAATCGTAGAAGGTTCTACAGTAATGACGAAGTATGGCTCGATCAAGACAGATCATATCCTGTTTATCGCAGCTGGAGCTTTTCACATTTCAAAGCCTTCAGATCTCATTCCTGAGTTACAAGGAAGATTTCCGATCAGAGTTGAACTAAATAGCTTGTCTGTTGAGGATTTTACACGTATATTAATAGAGCCTGATAATGCGATCATAAAACAGTATAAAGCTCTATTGAGTACGGAAGGTATAAATGTTGAATTTTCTGACGATGCTATTGCTAAGATTGCAAGCATTGCCTATGAAGTGAATCAAGACACCGATAATATCGGTGCACGTAGACTTCATACCATATTAGAACGCTTATTAGAAGATTTATCTTTTGAAGCGCCTGATATCAGCTTAGATCAAATTACCATTACACCCGAGTATGTAGAAGAAAAACTGGCTAACATCGCAAAGAACAAGGATCTGAGCCAATATATATTATAG
- the codY gene encoding GTP-sensing pleiotropic transcriptional regulator CodY yields MNLLNKARSINSMLQQTGGKQVNFKEMAETLSTVIEANIFVVSRRGKLLGLALKQEIENERMKKMIEDRQFPTDYTKNLFNITESLSNIDIESDYTAFPVENKDLFSTGLTTIVPIVGGGERLGTLILSRLSTSFEEDDLVLAEYGATVVGMEILREKAEEIEEEARNKAVVQMAISSLSYSELEAIEHIFEELEGNEGLLVASKIADRVGITRSVIVNALRKLESAGVIESRSLGMKGTYIKVLNDKFLLELEKLKTS; encoded by the coding sequence ATGAATTTATTGAACAAAGCAAGAAGTATCAACTCGATGCTTCAACAAACAGGTGGTAAACAAGTAAACTTTAAAGAGATGGCTGAAACACTTAGTACGGTGATCGAAGCAAATATTTTTGTGGTAAGCCGTCGAGGTAAACTGTTAGGTCTCGCTCTTAAACAAGAAATTGAGAACGAGCGTATGAAGAAGATGATCGAGGATCGTCAATTCCCTACAGATTACACTAAGAACCTTTTCAACATTACGGAGTCTCTTTCAAACATTGATATAGAGAGCGATTATACAGCATTTCCTGTTGAAAACAAAGATTTGTTCTCTACAGGATTAACAACGATCGTTCCGATCGTAGGTGGCGGTGAAAGATTAGGAACTCTTATTCTTTCAAGACTATCTACATCATTTGAAGAAGACGATCTCGTTCTAGCAGAATACGGTGCTACAGTTGTTGGAATGGAAATCCTTCGTGAAAAAGCGGAAGAAATCGAAGAAGAAGCTCGTAACAAAGCGGTTGTTCAAATGGCGATCAGCTCGTTATCATATAGTGAGCTAGAAGCGATCGAACACATTTTTGAAGAATTAGAAGGAAACGAAGGATTGCTTGTAGCAAGTAAGATTGCAGACAGAGTGGGTATTACTCGTTCTGTAATCGTAAACGCTCTTCGTAAATTAGAGAGTGCTGGTGTAATTGAATCACGTTCTCTAGGTATGAAGGGAACGTATATTAAAGTGTTGAACGATAAGTTCTTGCTTGAACTTGAGAAGCTTAAAACTTCATAA
- the flgB gene encoding flagellar basal body rod protein FlgB produces the protein MSLFSGSVMKNLEMALDGSALKQKTISNNLANVDTPGYKAKETVFNQEFKKSLHAYRTDQRHFSFGTESSSSFSVREKTNTVMNHNGNNVDVDKEMAELAKNQLYYQTLVQRINGKFNSIKMVVKGGR, from the coding sequence GTGAGTTTGTTCTCTGGCTCAGTCATGAAAAACTTAGAAATGGCACTAGATGGATCAGCATTAAAACAAAAGACCATTTCAAATAACTTAGCTAATGTGGACACACCTGGATATAAAGCAAAAGAAACTGTTTTTAACCAGGAATTCAAAAAAAGCTTGCACGCCTATCGAACAGATCAACGGCATTTTTCATTCGGTACTGAATCATCCTCTTCTTTTAGTGTAAGAGAAAAAACAAATACAGTGATGAATCATAACGGAAACAATGTTGATGTAGATAAAGAGATGGCGGAATTAGCGAAAAATCAGCTTTATTATCAGACACTTGTACAGCGGATCAATGGAAAGTTTAATTCGATTAAGATGGTTGTTAAAGGTGGGAGATAA
- the flgC gene encoding flagellar basal body rod protein FlgC, with the protein MGVFDAMNVSASGLTAQRLRMDVASSNMANVDSTRGEFKNGVWEPYRRKMVVLGSGESSFKNMFNKAVNNGKMAGVKVNGIVNDETPFKTVYQPEHPDANEEGFVQLPNVDPLKEMVDLMSATRSYEANVTALNAAKGMYLKALEIGR; encoded by the coding sequence ATGGGAGTTTTTGATGCAATGAATGTATCTGCATCCGGTTTAACCGCTCAGCGGCTTAGAATGGATGTTGCTTCCTCTAATATGGCAAATGTCGATTCGACACGTGGGGAATTTAAGAATGGTGTGTGGGAACCGTATCGACGTAAAATGGTCGTTTTAGGTTCGGGTGAATCTAGTTTTAAAAATATGTTTAATAAGGCTGTTAATAATGGAAAAATGGCTGGCGTAAAGGTAAACGGAATCGTGAACGACGAAACGCCATTCAAAACAGTTTATCAGCCCGAACATCCTGATGCGAACGAAGAAGGATTTGTTCAGCTTCCGAATGTAGATCCATTAAAAGAGATGGTTGATTTAATGAGTGCTACTCGATCTTATGAAGCAAATGTTACTGCACTAAACGCAGCAAAAGGAATGTACTTAAAAGCATTAGAAATTGGCCGTTAG
- the fliE gene encoding flagellar hook-basal body complex protein FliE: MDKISIGSLQNISNPTSVAKVTPYEAQEDFKSYLKGALGTLSETQAQSNQATQGLMNGNMDNLHQVMITAEKASVTMQTTLEIRNKVVEAYQEIMRMQV; this comes from the coding sequence ATGGACAAAATTTCAATCGGTTCACTTCAGAATATTAGTAACCCAACCTCGGTTGCAAAAGTGACACCATATGAAGCACAAGAAGATTTTAAAAGTTATCTTAAAGGTGCGCTAGGTACGTTGAGTGAAACACAAGCACAATCGAATCAGGCCACTCAAGGTTTGATGAATGGAAATATGGATAATCTCCATCAAGTGATGATTACTGCCGAAAAAGCAAGTGTAACGATGCAAACAACTCTTGAAATTCGTAATAAGGTTGTTGAGGCCTACCAAGAAATTATGAGGATGCAAGTATAG
- the fliF gene encoding flagellar basal-body MS-ring/collar protein FliF: MKEKWKNIIKQTTERFKTRSNVQKGMILGVIFLIITAFIFVTIMMSSPNLVPLYSNLSPQEAGQIQENLNSKGVANEVQDGGKTILVPEEQVNNLQVQLAAEGLPESGNIDFSYFGEKSGFGITDKEFGVLEREATQTEIASLIKSINGVEDASVMITLPESSVWVNQEEEKASASVVLSLGAGAKLNEDQVKALYHLVSKSVSNLPMENIVITDQYFNYYDLNSVNSTASSSKYEEQRKIKQDVERDLQRRVQQMLSTIMGQGKVVATVTTDIDFTEEKREENIVEPVDKENMKGIEVSVERIRETFTGEGAGEGGVGGTGDQEVPTYPGSAAGSNGDYEKVEERINNEVNKIRKEIVESPYEIRDLGIQVMVEPPTPNKPESLPQERLDDIEQILSAIVRTSISKDVNETLSEDDIQEKIFVSAQPFNGKQETTAVSKGIPLWIYIVGGILIIVIILLIFLLSRKRKTETESKIEEFEMDEPQESYYVPDVNQEKGSEGTVRKEQLERMAKEKPEEFAKLVRTWLSEE, translated from the coding sequence ATGAAAGAAAAATGGAAAAACATCATCAAGCAAACGACAGAGCGATTTAAAACTCGTTCCAATGTACAAAAGGGAATGATCCTTGGAGTGATCTTTCTCATAATCACAGCATTCATCTTTGTAACCATCATGATGTCATCACCTAACCTTGTTCCTTTGTATTCAAATCTTTCCCCTCAGGAAGCAGGTCAAATACAAGAGAATTTAAATAGCAAAGGTGTGGCGAATGAAGTCCAAGATGGCGGCAAAACCATACTGGTTCCTGAAGAGCAGGTAAACAACCTGCAGGTGCAGCTTGCAGCAGAAGGATTGCCTGAAAGCGGAAATATCGATTTCTCCTATTTTGGTGAAAAATCAGGTTTTGGAATAACAGATAAAGAATTCGGTGTGTTAGAAAGAGAAGCCACACAAACAGAGATTGCTAGCTTAATAAAAAGCATTAACGGGGTTGAAGATGCGAGCGTAATGATCACCCTACCTGAAAGCAGTGTATGGGTGAATCAAGAAGAAGAGAAAGCCTCAGCTTCTGTTGTTCTTTCTTTAGGAGCGGGAGCGAAATTAAATGAAGACCAAGTGAAAGCTCTCTATCATCTAGTTTCAAAGAGTGTGAGTAACCTTCCTATGGAAAATATCGTCATCACAGATCAATACTTTAATTATTATGATTTAAATTCTGTTAACTCTACAGCTTCATCTTCAAAATACGAAGAGCAGAGAAAGATTAAGCAGGATGTTGAAAGAGACTTACAACGACGAGTTCAACAGATGTTATCAACGATTATGGGACAAGGGAAAGTAGTCGCTACAGTGACAACAGATATTGACTTTACGGAAGAAAAACGTGAAGAGAATATTGTAGAGCCTGTTGATAAAGAAAACATGAAAGGCATCGAAGTAAGCGTCGAGCGGATAAGAGAAACGTTTACTGGAGAAGGTGCAGGAGAAGGTGGAGTCGGGGGAACGGGTGATCAAGAAGTACCTACCTACCCAGGTTCAGCTGCTGGTTCAAACGGAGATTATGAAAAAGTAGAAGAACGTATCAATAACGAAGTGAACAAGATTCGTAAAGAAATTGTAGAAAGTCCTTATGAGATACGAGATCTAGGTATACAGGTCATGGTGGAGCCTCCAACTCCTAACAAACCAGAATCATTACCACAAGAAAGATTAGATGATATAGAACAAATTTTGAGTGCTATCGTGAGAACAAGTATCTCTAAAGATGTTAATGAAACATTATCAGAAGATGATATACAAGAAAAAATATTTGTATCTGCACAGCCGTTCAACGGAAAACAAGAAACAACTGCCGTTTCTAAAGGTATTCCGTTATGGATCTACATAGTTGGCGGAATCTTAATAATCGTCATCATTCTATTAATCTTCTTGCTATCTCGAAAAAGAAAAACAGAGACTGAAAGCAAGATTGAAGAATTCGAAATGGATGAGCCACAAGAGTCTTACTACGTGCCTGATGTAAACCAAGAAAAAGGGTCTGAAGGAACCGTTCGTAAGGAACAATTAGAAAGAATGGCAAAAGAAAAGCCAGAAGAATTCGCTAAATTAGTTAGAACATGGCTTTCAGAGGAGTAA
- the fliG gene encoding flagellar motor switch protein FliG produces MAKGMKELSGKEKAAILVISLGPDVAAQVYKHLSEEEIERLTLQISQVRKVDSTLKDEIITQFHQLALAQDYITQGGIGYAKTVLEKAVGKDEAMQIINRLTSTLQVRPFDFARKADPGQILNFIQNEHPQTIALILSYLDSSQAGQILSELPQEMQADIAKRIALMDRTSPEVINEVEQILERKLSATVTQDFTQAGGVEAVVEVLNGVDRSTERTILDALEIQDPELAEEIKKRMFVFEDIVTLDNRAIQRVIREVQNEDLLLALRASSEEVKEVMFNNMSQRMAENFKEEMEFMGPVRLRDVEEAQSRIVGTIRRLEEAGELVIARGGGDDVIV; encoded by the coding sequence ATGGCAAAAGGCATGAAAGAACTATCTGGGAAAGAGAAAGCGGCAATCCTCGTTATCTCTTTAGGTCCTGATGTGGCAGCCCAAGTATATAAACATTTAAGTGAAGAAGAGATTGAGAGATTAACTCTTCAAATTTCACAAGTTAGAAAAGTAGACTCAACATTAAAAGATGAGATCATTACACAATTTCATCAGTTAGCTCTCGCGCAAGATTATATTACCCAAGGTGGAATAGGCTATGCGAAAACGGTACTTGAAAAAGCGGTTGGTAAAGACGAAGCGATGCAGATCATCAATCGTTTAACATCTACTCTACAAGTGAGACCGTTTGACTTCGCTCGAAAAGCAGATCCGGGTCAGATATTAAACTTTATACAAAACGAGCACCCTCAAACGATTGCTCTGATTCTGTCTTACTTGGATTCATCACAGGCTGGGCAGATCCTCTCTGAACTTCCACAAGAGATGCAAGCTGATATAGCGAAAAGGATCGCATTAATGGATCGAACATCTCCTGAAGTGATCAATGAAGTGGAACAAATCTTAGAAAGAAAGTTATCTGCTACCGTTACACAGGATTTCACACAAGCTGGTGGAGTAGAAGCCGTTGTCGAGGTGTTAAACGGTGTAGATCGCAGTACTGAACGAACGATCCTGGATGCGCTTGAAATCCAAGATCCTGAGTTAGCGGAAGAGATCAAGAAAAGAATGTTTGTCTTTGAAGATATCGTCACTCTTGATAATCGTGCGATTCAAAGAGTTATTCGTGAAGTGCAGAACGAGGATCTACTCCTAGCTCTTCGTGCATCTAGCGAGGAAGTAAAAGAAGTGATGTTCAACAACATGTCACAGCGTATGGCTGAGAACTTTAAAGAAGAAATGGAGTTTATGGGTCCTGTTCGACTTCGTGATGTAGAGGAAGCTCAATCTAGAATCGTTGGAACCATCAGAAGACTTGAAGAAGCCGGAGAGCTCGTGATCGCTCGAGGCGGAGGAGATGATGTGATTGTCTAA
- the fliH gene encoding flagellar assembly protein FliH has translation MSKVIKSFHDHKEKSETSEVIIEIQSLSLFKTKNHAILDVEDEESKVISIKNQAYNLLEEAKREAASITKEAEEYKEAHIKRLAEEETLWKEKLEAAYEQAKHEGYDAGFQNGLEQGHDSWASQLNEVKSFMDTLRNDYHNILSEAEPQMTILAMAAAEKILGQTLRDAPETWISIVKKLVKEAREFEEIKLYVPPHWFELTQNYREELKNILQSTATLFIYPDENLTENGAIIEFPFGKIDATLDVQLKELREKLLEQLEVTDQ, from the coding sequence TTGTCTAAAGTCATAAAATCTTTTCACGATCACAAAGAGAAGTCTGAAACAAGTGAAGTCATCATAGAAATTCAGTCACTTTCATTATTTAAAACGAAAAACCATGCAATTTTAGACGTAGAGGACGAAGAATCGAAGGTCATATCTATTAAAAATCAAGCGTATAACCTGCTTGAAGAAGCGAAAAGAGAGGCTGCTTCTATAACGAAGGAAGCAGAAGAATACAAAGAGGCACATATAAAAAGATTAGCTGAAGAAGAGACTCTCTGGAAAGAGAAGTTAGAAGCGGCTTATGAACAAGCGAAGCATGAAGGATATGACGCTGGCTTTCAAAATGGTCTAGAGCAAGGGCACGATAGCTGGGCTTCACAATTAAATGAAGTAAAGAGCTTTATGGATACATTAAGAAACGATTACCATAACATCTTAAGTGAAGCAGAGCCACAGATGACCATTCTTGCCATGGCAGCCGCTGAAAAAATCTTAGGACAAACGTTACGAGATGCTCCTGAAACGTGGATTTCTATCGTAAAGAAACTTGTTAAAGAAGCTCGAGAGTTTGAAGAGATTAAACTTTATGTTCCTCCACATTGGTTTGAACTTACTCAAAACTATCGTGAAGAACTAAAGAACATACTTCAATCGACAGCGACTCTTTTCATCTATCCAGATGAGAACTTGACCGAGAATGGAGCAATAATCGAGTTTCCTTTTGGAAAGATCGATGCAACACTTGACGTTCAGCTTAAAGAGCTTCGTGAAAAATTGCTAGAACAACTTGAGGTGACAGATCAATGA